From a region of the Hippopotamus amphibius kiboko isolate mHipAmp2 chromosome 3, mHipAmp2.hap2, whole genome shotgun sequence genome:
- the LOC130848676 gene encoding LOW QUALITY PROTEIN: olfactory receptor 5M8-like (The sequence of the model RefSeq protein was modified relative to this genomic sequence to represent the inferred CDS: substituted 1 base at 1 genomic stop codon) — translation MEEIVRRNFTSMTEFILLGLTSSXEVQILFFVLFLAIYVAKVAGNLGMIVLIQVSARLHTPMYFFLSHLSFVDLCFSSNVTPKMLEVFLSEKKTNSYPACLVQCYFFIALVHVEIYILAVMAFDRYMAICNPLLYGSRMSKSMCTSLITGPYVYGALTGLMETMWTYNLTFCGPNAINHFYCADPPLIKVACSDTYSKELLMFIVAGCNLSFSLLIILISYLYIFPAIRSIRSTEGRRKAFSTCGSHLTAVIIFYAALFFMYLRPPSEESVEQGKMVAVFYTTVIPMLNPIIYSLRNTDVKEALIKELFSRKLLSK, via the coding sequence ATGGAGGAAATTGTGAGAAGGAACTTCACCTCAATGACCGAGTTCATTCTCCTTGGACTCACCAGTAGCTGAGAAGTGCAGATTCTCTTCTTTGTGCTGTTTCTGGCCATTTATGTGGCCAAGGTGGCCGGGAACCTTGGCATGATTGTCCTTATCCAGGTCAGTGCCCGCCTCCACAcgcccatgtactttttcctgaGCCACTTATCCTTTGTGGATCTGTGCTTCTCTTCCAACGTGACTCCAAAGATGCTGGAGGTTTtcttatcagagaagaaaaccaatTCCTATCCTGCTTGTCTGGTGCAGTGTTACTTTTTTATTGCCTTGGTCCATGTGGAGATCTACAtcctggctgtgatggcctttgATCGGTACATGGCCATCTGCAACCCTCTGCTTTATGGCAGCAGAATGTCCAAGAGCATGTGCACATCCCTCATCACAGGGCCTTATGTGTACGGAGCCCTCACTGGCCTGATGGAGACCATGTGGACCTACAACCTGACCTTCTGTGGCCCCAATGCAATTAATCACTTCTACTGTGCTGACCCACCACTGATTAAGGTGGCTTGTTCTGACACCTACAGCAAAGAGTTGTTGATGTTTATTGTGGCTGGATgtaacctttctttttctctcctcatcaTTCTGATTTCTTACCTTTATATTTTTCCTGCTATCCGGAGCATCCGTTCCACAGAAGGCAGGCGCAAAGCTTTCTCTACCTGTGGCTCTCATCTGACAGCTGTCATCATATTCTATGCAGCTCTTTTTTTCATGTATCTCAGACCCCCTTCAGAGGAGTCTGTGGAGCAGGGGAAGATGGTTGCTGTGTTTTACACCACAGTGATCCCCATGTTGAATCCCATTATCTACAGTCTAAGGAACACGGATGTGAAAGAAGCTTTGATCAAAGAACTGTTCAGCAGGAAATTGCTTTCTAAATAA
- the LOC130849302 gene encoding LOW QUALITY PROTEIN: cell division cycle protein 27 homolog (The sequence of the model RefSeq protein was modified relative to this genomic sequence to represent the inferred CDS: inserted 1 base in 1 codon), whose product MHCLEEVHDFLLVTALQPRRIAKKLKMKFPPKIPNRKTKSKTNKGGITQPNINDSLEITKLDSSLISEGKISTITPQIQAFNLQKAAAGLMSLFREMGKGSLALCSYNCKEAINILSHLPSHHCNIGWVLCQIGRAYFELSEYMQAERIFSEVRRIENYRVEGMEIYSTTLWHLQKDVALSVLSKNLTDMDKNSPEAWCAXGNCFSLQREHDIAIKFFQRAIQIDPNYAYAYTLLGHEFVLTEELDKPLACFRNAIRVNPRHYNAWYGLGMIYYKQEKFSLAEMHFRKALDINPQSSVLLCHIGVVQHALKKSEKALDTLNKAIVIDPKNPLCKFHRASVLFANEKYKSALQELEELKQIIPKESLVYFLIGKVYKKLGQMPLTLMNFSWAMDLDPKGANNQIKEAIDKCYLPDDEEPITQEEQIMGTDESQESSMTDADDTQLHAAETDEF is encoded by the exons ATGCACTGTCTCGAAGAAGTTCACGACTTTTTACTAGTGACAGCTCTACAACCAAGGAgaatagcaaaaaaattaaaaatgaagtttccaCCTAAAAtcccaaacagaaaaacaaaaagtaaaactaataAAGGAGGAATAACTCAACCTAACATAAATGATAGCCTGGAAATAACAAAATTAGACTCTTCACTCATTTCAGAAGGGAAAATCTCCACAATCACACCTCAGATCCAGGCATTTAATCTACAGAAAGCAGCAGCAGGTTTGATGAGCCTTTTTCGTGAAATGGGGAAAGGTTCTTTAGCTTTGTGTTCATACAACTGCAAAGAAGCTATAAATATCTTGAGCCACCTACCTTCTCACCACTGCAATATTGGTTGGGTACTGTGCCAAATTGGAAGAGCCTATTTTGAACTTTCAGAGTACATGCAAGCTGAAAGAATATTCTCAGAGGTTAGAAGAATTGAGAATTACAGAGTCGAAGGCATGGAAATCTACTCTACAACACTTTGGCATCTTCAAAAGGATGTTGCTCTTTCAGTTCTTTCAAAAAACTTAACAGACATGGATAAAAATTCACCAGAGGCCTGGTGTG GAGGGAACTGTTTCAGTTTGCAACGGGAACATGATATTGCAATTAAATTCTTCCAGAGAGCTATCCAGATTGATCCAAATTATGCTTATGCCTATACACTACTAGGGCATGAGTTTGTGTTAACTGAAGAATTAGACAAACCATTAGCTTGTTTTCGAAATGCTATCAGAGTCAATCCTAGACATTATAATGCATGGTATGGTTTAGGAATGATTTATTACAAGCAAGAAAAATTCAGCCTTGCAGAAATGCATTTCCGGAAAGCACTTGACATCAATCCTCAAAGTTCAGTTTTGCTTTGCCACATTGGAGTAGTTCAGCATGCACTGAAAAAATCTGAGAAGGCTTTGGATACCCTAAACAAAGCCATTGTTATTGATCCTAAGAACCCTCTATGCAAATTTCACAGAGCCTCGgttttatttgcaaatgaaaaatataagtcTGCTTTACAAGAACTTGAAGAATTGAAACAAATTATTCCCAAAGAATCCCTCGTTTACTTCTTAATAGGAAAGGTTTACAAGAAGTTAGGTCAAATGCCCCTCACCCTGATGAATTTCTCTTGGGCTATGGATTTAGATCCTAAAGGAGCCAATAACCAGATTAAAGAGGCAATTGATAAGTGCTACCTTCCAGATGATGAGGAGCCAATAACCCAAGAAGAACAGATCATGGGAACAGATGAATCCCAGGAGAGCAGCATGACAGATGCAGATGACACACAACTTCATGCAGCTGAAACTGATGAATTTTAA